Proteins from one Bactrocera neohumeralis isolate Rockhampton chromosome 3, APGP_CSIRO_Bneo_wtdbg2-racon-allhic-juicebox.fasta_v2, whole genome shotgun sequence genomic window:
- the LOC126754099 gene encoding ubiquinone biosynthesis monooxygenase COQ6, mitochondrial produces the protein MSALRKPTGTRNLRMLFKQLHAVRSICVSSKSYADDHGQKPKSSAEHYDIIIGGGGLVGTALAVALGKNKVLNDKRILLLEGAPPFRGFNVEAQYGNRVSAINNNSVELFQSIGAWDYMEERRVKHVKQMQVWDACSDALIKFQDEHFAADVACIIENDLMLDALYAQLADNTNAQNVEVRNNARIEGVQLSVDTGDKYSQVNLKDGKILTCELLIGADGANSLVRKQMNIDVFSLEYQRRGVVATVQLEDACDNTVAWQRFLPTGPVALLPLSDTLSSVVWSTTIPHAKHLLELPDADFTKALNEAFFKEYPKNGVVVNAMNTLNSIIGRNPDMLRQYPPAVNGVIEKSRASFPLGFLHASSYVCTGAALIGDAAHRVHPLAGQGVNLGFSDVRELVKVLSEAAYAGAKLSDNHYLIKYEQRSLSKNVPIMVGVHGLHTLYSTTFTPVVLLRSLGLQLTDTISPIKNLFMKRAIG, from the coding sequence CAGAACACTATGACATCATAATTGGTGGTGGTGGACTCGTCGGCACAGCACTCGCAGTTGCTTTGggcaaaaataaagttttaaatgacAAACGGATATTATTGCTTGAGGGCGCACCGCCTTTCAGAGGCTTCAATGTCGAAGCGCAATATGGCAACCGTGTCTCCGCTATTAATAATAACAGTGTAGAACTTTTCCAATCGATCGGCGCTTGGGATTACATGGAAGAACGTAGAGTAAAACATGTTAAACAGATGCAAGTGTGGGATGCATGTAGTGATGCCTTAATCAAATTTCAAGATGAACATTTCGCCGCTGATGTGGCTTGCATTATTGAAAATGATTTAATGTTGGATGCTCTGTATGCACAACTGGCTGATAACACAAATGCGCAGAATGTGGAGGTACGTAACAATGCGCGCATTGAAGGCGTACAACTTTCTGTAGACACTGGCGATAAATATTCGCAAGTGAACCTTAAAGATGGCAAAATATTAACATGTGAACTACTGATAGGCGCTGATGGCGCCAATTCGTTGGTTCGTAAACAAATGAATATCGATGTATTTAGTTTGGAGTATCAACGTCGTGGAGTGGTAGCCACCGTGCAATTAGAAGACGCTTGTGATAATACGGTGGCCTGGCAACGTTTCTTACCTACCGGACCGGTTGCCTTATTACCATTAAGCGACACACTCAGTTCGGTGGTGTGGAGTACAACCATTCCACATGCTAAACATTTGTTGGAATTGCCTGACGCGGATTTCACTAAAGCATTAAATGAAGCTTTTTTCAAGGAATACCCCAAGAATGGAGTTGTTGTCAATGCAATGAATACATTAAACTCGATTATTGGACGTAATCCCGATATGCTGAGACAATATCCGCCTGCCGTAAATGGAGTTATAGAAAAATCACGTGCATCATTTCCTTTGGGCTTTTTACATGCCTCATCATATGTATGCACCGGTGCGGCTTTGATTGGAGACGCCGCTCATCGAGTACATCCACTCGCAGGTCAAGGTGTGAATTTAGGGTTCAGTGATGTGCGTGAACTTGTTAAAGTGCTTTCTGAGGCGGCGTATGCTGGTGCAAAACTCAGTGACAATCACTACCTTATTAAATACGAACAACGTAGCTTGTCGAAGAACGTGCCTATAATGGTGGGTGTGCATGGTTTGCATACACTCTACTCGACCACATTCACGCCGGTGGTTTTGCTGCGCAGCCTAGGTTTACAGCTCACAGACACTATTTCgcctataaaaaatttatttatgaaacgTGCTATTGGCTAA